A single Callithrix jacchus isolate 240 chromosome 4, calJac240_pri, whole genome shotgun sequence DNA region contains:
- the ABHD16A gene encoding phosphatidylserine lipase ABHD16A isoform X1 — protein MAKLLSCVLGPRLYKIYRERESERAPASVPETPTAVTAPHSNSWDTYYQPRALEKHADSILALASVFWSISYYSSPFAFFYLYRKGYLSLSKVVPFSHYAGTLLLLLAGVACLRGIGRWTNPQYRQFITILEATHRNQSSENKRQLANYNFDFRSWPVDFHWEEPSSRKESRGGPSRRGVALLRPEPLHRGTADTLLNRVKKLPCQITSYLVAHTLGRRMLYPGSVYLLQKALMPVLLQGQARLVEECNGRRAKLLACDGNEIDTMFVDRRGTAEPQGQKLVICCEGNAGFYEVGCVSTPLEAGYSVLGWNHPGFAGSTGVPFPQNEANAMDVVVQFAIHRLGFQPQDIIIYAWSIGGFTATWAAMSYPDVSAVILDASFDDLVPLALKVMPDSWRGLVTRTVRQHLNLNNAEQLCRYQGPVLLIRRTKDEIITTTVPEDITSNRGNDLLLKLLQHRYPRVMADEGLQVVRQWLEASSQLEEASIYSRWEVEEDWCLSVLRSYQAEHGPDFPWSVGEDMSADGRRQLALFLARKHMHNFEATHCTPLPAQNFQMPWHL, from the exons ATGGCGAAGCTGCTAAGCTGCGTCCTAGGCCCTCGGCTCTACAAAATCTACCGGGAGAGGGAATCCGAAAGGGCCCCGGCCAGCGTTCCCGAGACGCCAACGGCAGTCACTGCTCCCCATTCCAACTCCTGG GATACGTACTATCAGCCCCGTGCCCTGGAGAAACATGCTGACAGCATCCTGGCACTG GCTTCAGTATTCTGGTCCATCTCTTATTACTCCTCTCCCTTCGCCTTCTTCTACTTGTACAGGAAAG GTTACTTGAGTTTGTCCAAAGTGGTGCCGTTTTCTCACTATGCTGGAACATTGCTGCTACTTCTGGCAGGTGTGGCCTGCCTCCGAG GCATTGGCCGCTGGACCAACCCCCAGTACAGGCAGTTCATCACCATCTTGGAAGCAACACATCGGAACCAGTCTTCAGAAAACAAG AGGCAGCTTGCCAACTACAACTTTGACTTCCGGAGCTGGCCAGTGGACTTCCACTGGGAAGAACCCAGCAGCCG GAAAGAGTCTCGAGGGGGCCCTTCCCGCCGAGGTGTGGCCCTGCTTCGCCCAGAGCCCCTGCACCGGGGGACAGCAGACACCCTCCTCAACCGGGTTAAAAAGCTGCCTTGTCAGATCACCAG CTACCTGGTGGCGCACACCCTGGGGCGCCGGATGCTGTATCCAGGCTCTGTGTACCTGCTCCAGAAGGCCCTCATGCCTGTGCTGCTGCAGGGCCAGGCCCGACTGGTGGAAGAG TGTAATGGGCGCCGGGCAAAGCTGCTGGCCTGTGATGGCAATGAGATTGACACCATGTTTGTGGACCGGCGGGGGACAGCTGAGCCCCAGGGACAGAAGCTG GTGATCTGCTGTGAGGGGAATGCTGGGTTCTATGAGGTGGGCTGCGTCTCCACGCCCCTGGAAG CTGGATATTCAGTCCTGGGCTGGAATCATCCAGGCTTTGCTGGAAGCACG GGGGTGCCATTCCCGCAGAATGAGGCCAATGCCATGGATGTGGTGGTCCAGTTTGCCATCCACCGCCTGGGCTTCCAGCCCCAGGACATCATCATCTATGCCTGGTCCATCGGCGGCTTCACTG CCACGTGGGCAGCCATGTCCTACCCAGATGTTAGTGCCGTGATCCTGGATGCCTCCTTTGATGACCTGGTGCCCTTGGCCTTGAAGGTCATGCCAGACAGCTGGA GAGGCCTGGTGACCAGGACTGTGAGGCAGCATCTCAATCTAAACAACGCGGAGCAGCTGTGCAG ATACCAGGGTCCTGTACTGCTGATCCGGAGAACCAAGGATGAGATCATCACCACTAC GGTTCCTGAGGACATCACGTCCAACCGAGGCAATGACCTCCTGCTGAAGCTCCTGCAGCATCG GTATCCCCGAGTGATGGCAGACGAGGGTCTTCAAGTGGTGAGGCAGTGGTTGGAGGCCTCCTCACAGCTGGAGGAAG CCTCAATTTACAGCCGATGGGAGGTGGAAGAGGACTGGTGTCTGTCCGTCCTCCGCTCCTACCAGGCAGAACATGGGCCTGACTTCCCCTGGAGCGTGG
- the ABHD16A gene encoding phosphatidylserine lipase ABHD16A isoform X2: MAKLLSCVLGPRLYKIYRERESERAPASVPETPTAVTAPHSNSWDTYYQPRALEKHADSILALASVFWSISYYSSPFAFFYLYRKGYLSLSKVVPFSHYAGTLLLLLAGVACLRGIGRWTNPQYRQFITILEATHRNQSSENKRQLANYNFDFRSWPVDFHWEEPSSRKESRGGPSRRGVALLRPEPLHRGTADTLLNRVKKLPCQITSYLVAHTLGRRMLYPGSVYLLQKALMPVLLQGQARLVEECNGRRAKLLACDGNEIDTMFVDRRGTAEPQGQKLVICCEGNAGFYEVGCVSTPLEAGYSVLGWNHPGFAGSTGVPFPQNEANAMDVVVQFAIHRLGFQPQDIIIYAWSIGGFTGGLVTRTVRQHLNLNNAEQLCRYQGPVLLIRRTKDEIITTTVPEDITSNRGNDLLLKLLQHRYPRVMADEGLQVVRQWLEASSQLEEASIYSRWEVEEDWCLSVLRSYQAEHGPDFPWSVGEDMSADGRRQLALFLARKHMHNFEATHCTPLPAQNFQMPWHL; the protein is encoded by the exons ATGGCGAAGCTGCTAAGCTGCGTCCTAGGCCCTCGGCTCTACAAAATCTACCGGGAGAGGGAATCCGAAAGGGCCCCGGCCAGCGTTCCCGAGACGCCAACGGCAGTCACTGCTCCCCATTCCAACTCCTGG GATACGTACTATCAGCCCCGTGCCCTGGAGAAACATGCTGACAGCATCCTGGCACTG GCTTCAGTATTCTGGTCCATCTCTTATTACTCCTCTCCCTTCGCCTTCTTCTACTTGTACAGGAAAG GTTACTTGAGTTTGTCCAAAGTGGTGCCGTTTTCTCACTATGCTGGAACATTGCTGCTACTTCTGGCAGGTGTGGCCTGCCTCCGAG GCATTGGCCGCTGGACCAACCCCCAGTACAGGCAGTTCATCACCATCTTGGAAGCAACACATCGGAACCAGTCTTCAGAAAACAAG AGGCAGCTTGCCAACTACAACTTTGACTTCCGGAGCTGGCCAGTGGACTTCCACTGGGAAGAACCCAGCAGCCG GAAAGAGTCTCGAGGGGGCCCTTCCCGCCGAGGTGTGGCCCTGCTTCGCCCAGAGCCCCTGCACCGGGGGACAGCAGACACCCTCCTCAACCGGGTTAAAAAGCTGCCTTGTCAGATCACCAG CTACCTGGTGGCGCACACCCTGGGGCGCCGGATGCTGTATCCAGGCTCTGTGTACCTGCTCCAGAAGGCCCTCATGCCTGTGCTGCTGCAGGGCCAGGCCCGACTGGTGGAAGAG TGTAATGGGCGCCGGGCAAAGCTGCTGGCCTGTGATGGCAATGAGATTGACACCATGTTTGTGGACCGGCGGGGGACAGCTGAGCCCCAGGGACAGAAGCTG GTGATCTGCTGTGAGGGGAATGCTGGGTTCTATGAGGTGGGCTGCGTCTCCACGCCCCTGGAAG CTGGATATTCAGTCCTGGGCTGGAATCATCCAGGCTTTGCTGGAAGCACG GGGGTGCCATTCCCGCAGAATGAGGCCAATGCCATGGATGTGGTGGTCCAGTTTGCCATCCACCGCCTGGGCTTCCAGCCCCAGGACATCATCATCTATGCCTGGTCCATCGGCGGCTTCACTG GAGGCCTGGTGACCAGGACTGTGAGGCAGCATCTCAATCTAAACAACGCGGAGCAGCTGTGCAG ATACCAGGGTCCTGTACTGCTGATCCGGAGAACCAAGGATGAGATCATCACCACTAC GGTTCCTGAGGACATCACGTCCAACCGAGGCAATGACCTCCTGCTGAAGCTCCTGCAGCATCG GTATCCCCGAGTGATGGCAGACGAGGGTCTTCAAGTGGTGAGGCAGTGGTTGGAGGCCTCCTCACAGCTGGAGGAAG CCTCAATTTACAGCCGATGGGAGGTGGAAGAGGACTGGTGTCTGTCCGTCCTCCGCTCCTACCAGGCAGAACATGGGCCTGACTTCCCCTGGAGCGTGG
- the LY6G6F gene encoding lymphocyte antigen 6 complex locus protein G6f, translating to MAVLFLLLFLCGTPQAAAGNIQAIYVASGEAMELPCPSPLTVHGDGHLSWFRSPGAGSFTTLVAQVQLGRPAPDPGKPGRESRLKLLGNYSLWLESSKEEDAGRYWCAVLGQHHNYQNWRVYDVLVLKGSQLSAKAADGSPCNVLVCSVVPTRRMDSVTWMEGKGPVRGRVQSFWGNEGALLLVCPGEGLPESRSRRSRIIRCLVTHNKGVSFSLGGLAFTTASMDASPAICTPSTGWDMPWILMLLLTMGQGVIILALSIVLWRQRVHGAQGRGESLPP from the exons ATGGCGGTCCTATTCCTCCTCCTGTTCCTATGTGGAACTCCCCAGGCTGCTGCAG GCAACATCCAGGCCATCTATGTGGCCTCGGGGGAGGCAATGGAGCTGCCATGTCCCTCACCACTCACTGTACATGGGGATGGACACCTGTCTTGGTTCCGCAGCCCTGGAGCAGGCTCCTTCACCACCCTGGTAGCCCAAGTCCAACTGGGCAGGCCAGCCCCAGACCCTGGAAAACCAGGAAGGGAATCCAGGCTCAAACTGCTGGGGAACTATTCTTTGTGGCTGGAGAGCTCCAAGGAGGAAGATGCTGGGCGGTACTGGTGTGCTGTGCTGGGTCAGCACCACAACTATCAGAACTGGAGGGTGTATGATGTCTTGGTGCTCAAAG GATCCCAGTTATCTGCAAAGGCTGCAGACGGATCCCCCTGCAATGTCCTTGTGTGCTCTGTAGTCCCCACCAGACGCATGGACTCTGTGACCTGGATGGAAGGGAAGGGTCCCGTGAGGGGCCGTGTTCAGTCCTTCTGGGGCAATGAGGGTGCCCTGCTCTTGGTGTGTCCTGGGGAGGGGCTTCCTGAGTCCAGGAGCCGAAGATCAAGAATCATCCGCTGCCTCGTGACTCACAACAAAGGGGTcagctttagcctgggag GTCTGGCCTTTACTACAGCCTCCATGGATGCCTCTCCTGCCATCTGTACCCCTTCCACGGGCTGGGACATGCCTTGGATTCTGATGCTACTGCTCACAATGGGCCAGGGAGTCATCATCCTGGCCCTCAGCATCGTGCTCTGGAGGCAGAGGGTCCATGGGGCTCAAGGCAGAGGTGAGTCCCTCCCTCCCTGA
- the LOC103792359 gene encoding lymphocyte antigen 6G6e-like, protein MGTSSIFLCILFLCGTLGLTMSPAQGRLRCYTCGFAKPCYPVPTECQDDEACSISIGTSDQSEIIQRKGCLPRAQCPLLGHATYWLRSYTLRHHCCEQDLCNRVASPRQLPSLLTSLPLLVASFAGRGHLLY, encoded by the exons ATGGGCACCTCCAGCATCTTCCTCTGTATCCTGTTCCTCTGTGGAACACTGG GTCTCACCATGTCCCCTGCCCAGGGAAGGCTCCGCTGTTACACCTGTGGCTTCGCCAAACCCTGCTACCCTGTTCCCACCGAGTGTCAGGACGATGAAGCTTGCAGTATCAGTATTGGCACCTCAG ACCAGAGTGAGATCATCCAGCGGAAAGGCTGCCTCCCAAGGGCCCAGTGCCCTCTGCTGGGCCATGCCACCTACTGGCTGCGCTCCTACACCCTGAGGCACCACTGCTGCGAGCAGGACCTATGCAACAGGGTGGCTTCCCCACGGCAGCTCCCCAGCCTCCtcacctccctgcccctcctcgTGGCCAGCTTCGCAGGGAGAGGACACCTCCTCTACTAG
- the LY6G6D gene encoding lymphocyte antigen 6 complex locus protein G6d has product MNPQFVGILLSSLLGAALGNRMRCQDCGGSSSSSCKEAVTTCGEGRPQPGLEQIKLPGNPSVTLIHQHPACVAAHHCNQVETESVGDVTYPAHRDCYLGDMCNSAVASHVAPACILAAAATALGWLLPGLWRGYWE; this is encoded by the exons ATGAACCCCCAGTTTGTTGGGATCTTGCTCAGCTCCCTGCTGGGGGCTGCCTTGG GAAACCGAATGCGGTGCCAGGACTGCGGTGGAAGCTCCAGCAGCTCTTGTAAAGAGGCCGTGACTACTTGTGGTGAGGGCAGACCGCAGCCAGGCCTGGAACAGATCAAGCTACCTGGAAACC cCTCAGTGACCTTGATTCATCAACATCCAGCCTGCGTGGCAGCCCATCATTGCAATCAAGTGGAAACAGAGTCGGTGGGAGACGTGACTTATCCAGCCCACAGGGACTGCTACCTTGGAGACATGTGCAACAGCGCCGTGGCAAGCCATGTGGCCCCTGCATGCATTTTGGCTGCAGCAGCTACCGCCCTGGGCTGGCTCTTGCCAGGACTGTGGAGGGGGTACTGGGAGTAG